In Antennarius striatus isolate MH-2024 chromosome 20, ASM4005453v1, whole genome shotgun sequence, the genomic window ATGAAAAATCTGGTTTTCCAGCTAGGGTGGGGAAATATATTGGCCTTAAAAAAATACCTATTCACCATTTTGCAACTGGTGAAAGTTCACTGTGAATCTGATATTGCGGTCCTTTGCTCTCTAGGTAAATGGTCACTAAATAAAGTTTATCGGCTGAATTCTATGGATGTCTGTGAATGCACTGGATTTGTATGTTTCTGTTACATACTGATTAATTATGAAGCTTGTTaacattattaacatcattttaACCTCTTGTTCGTCAGTATTTTCCATCATACTTTGTTGTAATTTGTTTGTTCTTACTAATACTAACGGATTATTCTAAACAGTCCCAAagtatgttgggtttttttggggcaAAGTAAAATCTAGTTCATATCATTTCTTCTTTGGCTGCAGTGAGAGACCACCGAAGACCTCGTCTCCAGCCCACAGTGCACATAGTTCAGGTTGGTTGTCCTTATTCATTGCATGACTTCCTTTGTTTCTAATTAAGGGTTTTTGTGTCATAATGTCTTGTGCAGACAAGCCCACATAGCAGCGTCAGTCAACAATTCAATGGGCAGACTGTCGAGCAAATTCAAAATTCCTTGTTTGTCATCGGTTCATATTTCTTTATAATCCTTTCCCCCTGGTGGATCCAGTTTGATACAAGATAAGGTACAGGAGGAATCAAAGCTGACACAGGCTGCTCAAAGCACTACTTCAAACAAGATGCTATTACTCCTCAAACCTGCCAAGATGATGCAGTTATTCAGTCTGGGCTCTGCAGGGGTATGTAGTCAGATCCAGCTTTGATAAAAGATCTTCAACCTCACCAGtggcagaggaaaaaaaaagaagaaagaagcaatGCAATTTGTCTGCCTTGCTAACTGATCTCACATCTGGTGACACATTTATTCTACTTATTTTGTGCTTGAGAGAATCAACGAAACATCAGAAAAGTTACTTTGGGGACTTCGAACTCACCAAATCAAGAACACAACAGATGTGAAAGATCAGTAATGCATTCTTTCCCTCTCCCTCAAATGTCTTCATTGTCACCACTCAGCCTGTACTTGTTTTGATGGACATTGTGTCCCTGAGGCCAAAAGTAATACCAACAAAACACATTGTAACCTGTACTTCAGGTCTAGGCAGCTGTCAAATAGATGACAAAGACGAGAGGTTTGGGATTATGAGTACAAAAGCACATTATTTACTGTCTCAGCAGAGTCTTCATGTCAATTGGGTTTAACGTGCAGTCTGAGCATTCCCTGCCCTCTGGTGTAAGTGAGTGCTGGAGAtactaatttttttaaacaaggttGAAGGACGACTCTTAAACTACAAAACTAATATATTGTCATTTGCATCAATTGATAATCAACGAACTTCTCAGTTTCAGTGTTATTTGCCCATGTATTTAGACATTCATTACTCAAAACCAGTCCAACTGAGGTTAATGAATTTCCATTTGGAAATTGAAAATGACAACATTTTCAAGAACACAATTTTGTAATTGTTTTCAACTGAAAATGAAGTGACCTAATTTTTTAATGAGTGAAGTCAATTCTCGCTTCGATCTTTGACGAAAAGATTGGTTGACGAAGCTTCAATGGTTTGACGAAATCCCTAAAGGTCATTAAAGTCGAGTTTTTTTTAGAGGATGAAATTAAATCATAGCTTTTGTTGACCATTTATTCCTTATCATAACCTCTCATGGCTTTGGTGGATTTAAGTACCTCTCTTTGTTTAGCCGAGGCTAAAATGGAGAAATATATTGAGGCCTCCGAGATACAGCCAGTATATGAGTGCTGGTATATCTGTGTGTACTGTGCAGGGAAAAAGAGAGTGCAGGGAATCATTACCAAacactgggaaaaaaacaagcttGCTGCCAGAGAAAATGTGTTCGCAGACATGATTTAATACATGAGAATGAAACATAAGCCTGATTTGTTTGTTGCTTTCTGTTAAGGTATATTTAGGTAATGTTTTTCATGCATCTACAAATTACTGAGTTGTTTTCCAACACCACAGGTGGTTCTCCCATTTTGGGTCCCAAGAGCAATATAGCCCCAACAGACAAGCTCTCGGTTCCACTCAAAGTCAACCTCTTGCAGTTCAGGAAGAATGTGTCTGACCTCCGGATACAACTCCATCAGATGAGACAGCTTCAGGCAAGACCCCTATTtcctttttaatcattttcatgTGTTGGTATCTACTACACACATCTTTGTGTATTGGAATTCTGATATTTCATTTCCACCATGTGCTTTCCCACAGCTCCAGAACCAGGAGGCATTACGAGCCCATCTAAAGCGGGCAGAGCAGGAGATCAGCGTTAAACTCACTGAGGCTATGCGAAGTCTGGAGGACCCTGTCCAAAAGCAAAGAGTCTTGGTAGAAGAGGACAGGCACAAGTACTTGGGTCTGGAGGAGCGTGTCCTCACACAACTTGGGTAAGGAGGCATACTGGGGTGACGTCACAGGATGTAACCTATCCAAATGTGGTATGACTGCTAAGATGTACGATATAATTCATTTTTGATTCGTATTTGCTTTAATACCAATAAGTTTCTAAATGGATTTAAAGCATATTTGGTTGTACGTATTCATTATTGAATGTTTATTGTCAGGGATTTTACTGTGAGAGACTGCAGTCACAGGAAATCCCCAAAAAAGGCTTAATATTTTATCAGCTCACCCATGCTATTCACTTCTACTCTTGACAAGCCAACGCCTTGAAAATTACAACTCACAGGTTCATACAGGCAGCGCCGCCCGCCTCTCAAAAACAGCAGACATGAACAATGGACACAACTGTCTGTTACATTCTCTCTAACCTGCCGTAAATTCGCATTCCTCATCTAGGGAACAGTAActtaatgtttttatataagTGTTTACAGGCCAGGTTGATCAAAATAGTGTCAATAAACGCATTGATAGCAGCTCATGGAGACAGGATCACAGACGAGGTGGAAGTCAGTCGATTAAACTCGCTGTTACCTTTGGTATCAAGCCAGCTGTGAGTCAGCAAAACATGGCTGCTAGCCCTTAAAATGTAAGACGTGGTAATTAGGGCTGTTGGCTTTAAGACCAGTGGGAGACTTGAGGTGTGAAATCCGTGAGGAGTGCAGTCTCTCATAAGCTATAAGGGCACATTTTGTTACACACAGTATAACAACTGCCAGTTTACAAAAAAGACCTGAcactatatattaaattatatgtaTGGTAATCCAAGGGCTGGAATActtgaaaaaaaaggaaatgagttCAACCTAGGAGATTTAAATAGGATGGCAGACAATTGTTGCTCTAACTTCTGAAtggtttttaatgaaaaatagatcaacagtggcacagtgggtagtgctgttgcctcacagcaagaacgttctgggtttgattcctttcctTCCCCATGCCTGTATaggttctcttcaggttctccatCTTCCAACCTTTccgtgtggttgtttgtcttttgtgtggccccattatgagctggcatcttatttggggtgtaccccgccttttgCCTGTTGCTatccgggataggctccaacagacccatgacctgcaagTCGGATAAGCGAATgtagataaaacaaaaatggaaaCTCTATTACTTTTGTCCTCATCTGGCATTTTCCATTATCATTTCTTTGGAATGTAGCTCACGGTCTCCTTATTCCCTTCCTCGCTTCATCTTGGAAAGCTCTATCAAAGTGTTTCTCAAGGGTACCAGGCCACCCTCGTTTTCAATCTGACGTTACCATTGCCGTGTTTCCCCTCAGGGTGGAATTCTTCTTAGAAAAATGGGAGGGTTGTAAAGCTTGATGTTTTCTGTGAGGCAGTTCTCACTTTAAAAATAAGCCTTCATTGGGTTAACAAGAGTTTTTGGTTTTCCATTTAATGTAAATAGTCATTTCAAGCAATCTTTAGACAGAAAAGTGTGCATTGTGGGAAGGTTTACTATTGTTGTTCAACCTTGTGCATGCTGTATATTTCAGTGATCTACTGTCTGATTTAACTTTTGCCCCTTTGTGGGGTAGTGTTGTTTTTAAGATAAATGATTGTGTTCTGCCCCCTGGTGTTTAGAGAGGTTACATTACAGAGTAACTACCGTTTATGTTCATCAGAGAAAGGAGAACCGCTCAATGACTTCTTACTGAGTTTTCATTCTCGTCTTTTCCTTGAACATGTTGTATGTACACATCATTGTCTACCAGGTTAGATTGTGGGGGAAAACTTAAATTTTCCCTCACAAAATCAAAACTCTTTGTCATCTCCACTCatatgtttgtgtctgcagcGAGCTGGAGCAGTATGTAGTGTCTCTGCAGAAAGATTTGGCAGCAACACGCAGAGTGGTGACCCTGAAAGATGTGGAGGAGGGAGCGGTGACTCTGAGGAAAGTGGGCGAGTCTCTGGCAGGACTCAAAGGTATGTCAAAAGATCaagttttttatatttgtgcTATCAGTTTTACAGATAAATAATGTTATtacattcaaaaaaattttttttttatgataaatgGGGTTTATCAGATATGATGCTCAGATACTCAATAAAGTGATTAAACTTTAAGTTAATAATTTATCTCTTAGGTGATTTGATGTAGATTGCGATACTTTAATGAGATGATAATTgagtaaattaaataatattctCTGAAATGACAGTGTTTGGAGCTATAAAATAAAGCTTCTTGAATCAgacttttaaagaaaataatatcaATCACTCATATATCAAAACAATAACTGGACATGTTCCTTGGTGTGTTTCCTTAGGAGAGTTCCCAGCCCTGCAAACCAGAATGCGAGCTGTGCTCAGGGTCGAAGTGGAAGCTGTCAAGTTTTTGAAGGAGGAGCCTCATAAGCTGGACAGCATGTTGAAAAGGGTCAAGAACCTGACTGACACCCTCAGCACCCTGAGaaggtagagaaaaaaaaagtctctcagTGAAGATAAAGAGGTGATCAGGTGAAGAGCAAGCAGGGATGTTGAAGATGAAAACTAAACGGCCCCCCTCAGAGCTTCACATAGGGGTTAGGATGTGGGACATTTTGCTATTCAATTATACCGGCGAGGCTTCTGATCAAGATTAGGATTGTGTTCTCCGTCGCTGTCAGTGAACTGATCACTGAATTAATTAGCTGCACACTGCAGGGTCTGATTTCCATTTTAATATATAACAGATACCACATTTGCTCCCCACTTTTCTGTCATTGTCCCTGCATGACTCTCTTGttgtaaaagtaaataaataaataaaaatcatgccTGCGTTTAAAACCATAAGACATCTCAGCGTAGCTGTGGCTTGTGGTTTTACCCCTCATGTCAGAATTAATCTGTTAATTTTCATACTTTAACTCAGTTTGATGTGCAATATTTGCAATATGAATGCAGGGAAAAAAGATTAGATATGTTATTGCCTTTAACTCTGGATATGAAGTTGATTTCTGTCAAACTTGATTCATCTTTGCACGTTAATTCTAAGTGAATGACTTAAAGTGAGCAGTTGAGTAAGCGAAACAATTTAGGAATTTTATTTCAACAGTGCATTTATAATATGTTTTATAAGACACACTGTTTTCCTCCTCCATGCAGATGCGCTACTGAGGGCCATCAGAAGGCACCAGATCCTCCCACTAATGTCACAATGATCGACAGCCcttcagcaacagcagcagaacatAACCCTGCAGAATCTTCCCAAGTATCACCCCAGCCTAGTTCTGCGTCAGCTCAGCTGGAGCCCCAGACCTCCACCATCAGATCAGAGGTGATGCCTTCCTCTCCGGTAGTCATCCATCACGTCCAGAGTTCCCCGGTCTACATGCAGCAGTCCCAGCAGTCGGCAGCCTTGACATTGCAGCCCAGTCCACCACTGACTCCCAGCCCCTCTCACACCCCTATTCCCAATCCAAGCAAGAGTCAAGGCCGGGAATCTCCCAGTGGGGGATCCTCGGATCAACCAAGTTATAAGAAAACAAATGGGAATTCAATAAATAATGGAAACAGCACTGCCAATCAAGTTCTTGTCATAGAGGAGCTCCAGATCAGTCAGGACAAGAGCAAGAACAGAGCTCTGTCTATAGAGGTATGTTTAatgatctgtgtgtttttatcaagCAGGTGTGGAAATATTCTCTCGCTGTAATTAGTATTGTTGTAAATGTCACAGCTGACACCTATTTCAATATTTGTtgttccagaaataaaattgtcTGACGCAGTTTGCCTTGAATTTATGGAACCTTTCATTAATGATCCCTCTCTTTCAGGCAGCAGAGAAGGAATGGGAAGAGAAGAGGCAAAGCATGGGACACTATGATGGGAAAGATTTTGATAAGATCCTCCAGGAGGCCCAGGCCAACATGATGAAGGGCATTCCCAGTCTGGATGTTGATGAGAACCCAGGCCTTCCCCCTGCTGCTAGCGGAGACACCCACAAACCAGTGGAATCACCATCAGGTACAAATGTAACAGAAATGTCAactcagatttattttaatttgagtgTCCTCTTAACTTCATCGGTATTGTTTTGATGACAGAGGAGACGCAGTCTGAGCCTAATCCagacaaaacagtaaaaaaaggGCCTGAGAAACTTCCAAAGCCTGTGATGGAAAAACCAGCTAAACAGGCACTGGAGAGACCCTCCAAGAGTGCTGCCAAACCAGCGTCCACTGACAGCACCAAGCAAACGTCTGAGAAGTTCAACAAGtccccaccacctcctcctccaaggAAGACCTTTCCCAGCTCCAGCTCAGGCATGACCACCACTCGCTCTGGCGAGGTGATCTTCATCAGGAAAGAGTCTGTGACGACTCAGGTCAGTCTGCAGCTTGTGATCTCAATATTAACATTGAGAAAGCGTCTCCTCAACTGTTTTCAGATTTTGGTatcatgcattttcatttttggattttttaatTCTAATGTATGTATGCGGTGCAATTCCTTAAAGGAAGATGAAGGGGATGCTCCACCTCCCGCTCCACAAACCAAACCCACCAAGGTTCCTCCAGAAACCAAGCTGAAGCCGgccacccctcctcctctcacgGCTTCAGTTAGtggggaagaggaggacgaaggAGACAAGATCATGGCAGAGCTCCAGGTTAGAAAAGCgcctcacacacatacatgtattcaaaaacacttaaacgacaggtgggtgagggtttcCCATCGTTTCTTCCAATGGTAGTTGACTTCCCCTGAAGTCTACAGTGATGAGCTCTGTCATTGACTGCTTGATTTTGAATCAACCTCCCTCCATGTGAGATTTTTCAGTGGCTCCAAAGCAGAAAACGCTGAAAACTTCCCTCTTCAAAAACCACTTTCCTCGTTTCCTCCCCTTCACTGTTTTCCATTCTTTAGGTTTTCCAGAAGTGTGCAGTTAAGGATGTGGGGGTGAAAAACTTGGTAGAACCCACAACTCGAATTGAACCACAAATCAGGGAAATAAGACCTGGGGCCTTGTTGCCCCTAAAAGAGAAAAAGGTAAAATATACACTGCTATGCAGCTACTCAGCTACCTGCCTGCCTCTGTCAGCTGTCTGATTCAGTGGATCGGCTGTGTCTTAACCCTTCTACAAGTTTTGCACCCTTGCTTTTGCTCAAGAGAAACCTGTAACATCTGCCTCCAAAAATACTCTTCCTGGCTGCCTCTGTTTCCTTCCCCACTGCAATTCTGCTGGATTTCACATCTTGAATATCTCAGGATTAAGTCTGCATAGAGAGAAGCCTCTGAAAATGTGCTCTTGTTTTTTCGTGTGTCTGAAACCAGACAATGATGTATTTGAAGACCGATTTAATCATCAGTTGTCTTGTCTTTCAAATCAATAAAGACCTTGGCACTGTATTCTAATGGCAATTCAAATGTCTTGTGTCTTTCTTTAATGGAGCGTTAATAAAgccaatttcttttcttttttaaaaaaaagaaaattgaacaAAACTACATATTGAAACTCACTGTGGCAACACAGCTAGTGTTCGCAGACTTGGTTCACTTGAGGTCAGTCTGGCCACTTTGCATGCTACTTTACCACATTTAAACTCCACTGTTTCTCTTTGCCTTGCTGAACTTATCTCCAGTATGCTTCCTCAGCTTTACACCTACACAGTATTAACCAGCAAAACCCTGTACTTACAAAATAATACACTCATGTAATATGATTTTGTCACATCACAATGTATCTGTTTGAGGAAACTCACAACCAAGTTTTCAAAACCTGCAGTCTAAAACTCATTGTTTTAGACCACAGGTTTATTGGTCTTCAGGGGCTAACAAGATAGTggttactgtaaataatgaaagaaatgtgCATTAGTTAATATTgcaaagattatttttttaaccgaTGTGTATTGTATGagcaagacagaaaacagaatatAAAGATTAATACAAAAAATTGCTGGAGGCCACATTGAGCAGACAGAGTTTTACCAATTAATAAGTTGCTGATATGGTCACTGTCAAAAAAAGTTATCTATTCTCAgcttataaaattatttaatcatttctcCCTCAATTTGTACATATAGCATAAAAATAAGATTAACATTATGAAATTTTAGCCAGACTGAGCATTCTGTAAATGATTTGCTGTCACCTTGTAGAAGGTTGTTGCCCAATGCAGTTCTGACTGGATGCTGCTGgtattttttatgtaaattcAGTTAATGGACAGCAGCCTTACACACCAGTTGCACAATAATACTATTCCCTCACACACTGTCCTAGCAGAGCTCAGAACCCAGTCGAGAGGATAAAGATCCAGACACAGATGAAAATGGCAACACTACTGTCCGTCAGAGCCAAGGGGTATGTCAGACTGTAGATTCTATGCAATATTCCGACTTACAGATATAATATATGCTCTATATTTTAAGAGATTTTAAACAGCTACTTCTTTGTTTCTTAGGTAATATATTATGTGACTGGCCAGATTCCCAAAGAGCAACAACCCCCATCAGGAATGGAGGAAACCTCTGAACCTCGAGAACCCACACAGCCTTCATCACAGGTGTCAAATGTCAATGTTAATGACAATTCTCCAagccagcagcagcaacagcagcagccgcCATTGTCTCCACCACCAAAATCACCTCCACCAAAATCGCCTCCTCCTATATCACCAAAACCTGTGGGTCTGAAATTCAAACTTCCGAAGAAGCAAGTAAGACGGTCCGAATCCTTGAAGACCAGCACAGAAATGGAAAAGGGTGAAATTCTTAACAAAATTAacactgaaaagaaaagcaaagtaTTTCACCTAAATGTTTCCTCAAGTAAAAATACAACACTGGAGTCTGTGGCAGCTACGACAAACAATACCGTAAAAGAAGGTCCTAAAAGTTATGTTGCCCCACCAAAAAAGGCTGCTAGTGAGGACACTGTTCCACCCAGTTCTAGCAGTctggatggtgatgatgaggcaAGTCTTAGTCCTGATTTACCTGGAGAAGAGGCACCTCCaccccctgacaacatagcatTTATGATCACCAACACTAAAGTTCAAGCCTTGTCTTGTGGCGAGTACCAGGAACTGGTCAATGCCAAAAAAGGAAGTGTCCAGACTGTCACTGTAGGTTCTGCTGTGAGCCGGGAGAATAATACTACTGATTCCACAGGTCCACAGAATAATTGCTTCAACAAGAAGCCCGTCATCATCATTTTTGATGAACCCATGGACATCCGTTCAGCTTACAAACGCCTGTCTACCATCTTTGAATGTGAGGAGGAATTGGACAGGATGCTAGCAGAAGAGCGAATAGATGAGGAGAGTGAGGAGTCAGACACGGAGAAGATTGGTGGGCTGCAGGTAAACGCTGGATCAGCTGAGATTGTAGATGGCAAAAAGGTCAGCACTTCACAAGTGACTGCAGACCATCATagtttatcatcatcatcttcttcaatgTCTGAGCTGACGGATAACGGAGTGAACTTAGAGTCAAATGGTGACACCAAGCAGGATGGCAAGAAGAGGTTCAAACTTAAGTTCCCTAAAAAGCAACTGGCTGCACTCACCCAGGCAATTCGCACTGGCACCAAGTCAGGCAAGAAGACTTTACAGGTGGTTGTgtatgaggatgaggaggaatgtGATGGCACTATCAGACAACACAAAGAGGCGACAAGATTTGAAATCGCACGTGCAAAATCCTTGGCAGATGCTCCCAAAGTAACGGGTTCCACAGTGTTGACGAGGCAGAACTCTGACTCCCTTTGCAGGACAAATGAGATAAGGAAGAACACCTACAAGACACTGGACAGCCTGGAGCAGACTATCAAACAGCTGGAGACTACTATCAGTGAGATGGGACCTCACTCCCCTACTGAGCCAGTGTGCACAGATGAATCTAAAACAGGGAATGGGAAAAGCTCAGAAGGATTAGGGCTGAAAaggtcttcctctctccctACCTCTAGAGGGGCAGGCCCAAAGGTACTCAGCAAAAAATCATTCCAGAAGAAGATTAAACCTCAGCTCCTTCCTCGTCCTGTAATCATCCCTACTACTACCACAGCCACCACTGCCCCCAGTGCCCCCAACACCGTACAAAAGGTCTCTTTCTAGCTCTTGTTGCTCTTGGAGGTCTTTGGGTCCTTCTTTGTCGTTTAAAAACCTACTTTTACTCCAACTCTAACCACTGAAATTCTGAAATGATTAATCCACTCCACAGGTGCTTGGATACATTGGAAATGCCTCCCCAAGGCTCTCTCCCCTTGTGAAATCATGACACATGACATGATTGGGGTGGCCTTTTGTTGGGTTCTTGGCTACCACGTCCCTCCTTCAGATCATTGCTAAAACTCCAAGGTTTTTAGCAAGTGGCAAACTCCTCATCAAAGACACTGTCACGATAATTACTCCTTAATATCTTCCTTATTCTTGACTGCATGTACTGTGTATTGACTTCAAGTCTCACTGGGTGCATGGTCTGTCGTTGGTGTTAATCACTGAGGTGTTAAATAAGGTTCTTTGACCTGTTAGTGCTTTGATTTTTCATACTTCCTATatggtgtgttttctttcttttgttttatttcttcttttgttttttcgttTGGATCCCCTTGCAGAACACCAGTGTCGCTTCCCCTACTAGTCGGATGCCCGTCCCTTTGTCTGCGAAGTCCAGGCAGTCGCCGGGGACTACCGACAAAGCGGGAAAACAGCAAAAACTGCAGGACGCTCAGAGGCAGTTCCGACAGGTAGTTTTACTATAGAGCCTTACCAGGGACTAGAGGAAACAAACATATAGCAGTTGAAGACATGAGACATACCTACCAAAGCTGTGAGCTATGACGTGTTCTGAAAAAGATAAAGTCACCACGGTAGCACCTGTGGAGCTGTTGATGTTTCTCTCGAGTCCGCTCTGACAAGAAGGCATGCTTGACTCTTGACTGTTACCCCATAACATCACTGTACTGTATGCTTTTGCATGTCCACACTGCTCATGGTTTCACTGTGTTGGtgactaaacaaaaaaaaaaaaaaaggaaaaatggtgAAGAAAAGTGGAATCCTGCCCTGGCCATTATGAGTTCTCATCATACCTCCTGTTCCCATCACAGCTGAGTTCTTAAACAGTGTTGTCAAATGCCAGGAGGCTTATGGCTATGAAATACAAACCTAACTGATATGCCtatgcatcctcctcctcctcctcagaatGCACCTCTGCTCAAACCCAACATGGTTGCATAGCTTCTTAACCTCACAATGAAATATTTCCTTACACCCAAGACCTCGCCACAACTCACCATCTTGCATCACCGGTTTCAGTGGAATACTGGCCCACATTGCCCCTGTCTGCTATTCAAACTCCTAACCCTGTTTTCTATTTCCCTTCAGTCTTGCATCTCTGCCTTATGAAACTTCCCTTACAGTCCCTTTACAATGAATGACAATCCCTCTAACACCAGCATCTGTAAAGATGCCCCTCCTGTCTACTATCACACTGTCTAACACCTGCAGTGCTCTGTTTTATGGTAACATGTCTCATGTGTCTCACCATTCGTGTAACATTGTTAAAACAGAGCTTCagcatttgttgttgtttttggtgtcTTTTAGTTGTGTCTTAGCAATATTAATGTTTGTGTAGTGGTAACCTGTTTCTATGTATGTAActtgtaggttttttttaacatcgtCTTACCattttatatgtattatttgacCAGATTTCTTTTTTGACAA contains:
- the si:ch211-285f17.1 gene encoding sickle tail protein homolog isoform X5, producing the protein MSKASRLARPSSFGAGSKLPSPRKECPGTAGRARVLSVGEKLMRAGTDGILSRQKSLTPAVPQDKEQRETQTGTQASSQSPGEKGQNMESPKTKISPPKATSQGFVHKQTKSNLKVTSPEDAERVSRRQASPNGTAPSRGDAKGSRTVPRRHTLGGARGSREILAMQPSDMDKKREAFLEHLKHKYPHHASAIMGHQERLREQTRSPKHGPNPQPGIGDQVDHLSLASLESLETMSEADTPTGFTRGSRVRASLPVVRSTNQTKDRSLGVLCLQYGDETKRIRMPNEITSIDTVRALFVSAFPQQLTMKMLESPSVAVYVKDDMRNMYYELNDVRNITDHSSLKVYHKDPAQAFSHGPRPANGDTRMHNEMGHVSRDGPQTLRQHPVGPPLHHPIQGALPPAPHSMPPSPSRIPFGPRPSSIPGSATMPRERVSTNPPARSNSPCPSAILERRDVKPDEDMGGKSHSLARGNEGLYADPYLLQEGRMSMASSHGPHPNPGLDGPEHGLGFHRASIRSTGSYSGPSPTDSMDHPSLYRQKSRNSQLPTLGSKTPPPSPHRMTEVRMIDIHGVPPHGVSMERGSPVRQSFRKEDLTGTKQRSNMGSPVVVDPQGHLQGPIPPAGDHQTRERMKAMEHQIASLTGLVQHALLKGSNASGTKEPVSERPPKTSSPAHSAHSSGGSPILGPKSNIAPTDKLSVPLKVNLLQFRKNVSDLRIQLHQMRQLQLQNQEALRAHLKRAEQEISVKLTEAMRSLEDPVQKQRVLVEEDRHKYLGLEERVLTQLGELEQYVVSLQKDLAATRRVVTLKDVEEGAVTLRKVGESLAGLKGEFPALQTRMRAVLRVEVEAVKFLKEEPHKLDSMLKRVKNLTDTLSTLRRCATEGHQKAPDPPTNVTMIDSPSATAAEHNPAESSQVSPQPSSASAQLEPQTSTIRSEVMPSSPVVIHHVQSSPVYMQQSQQSAALTLQPSPPLTPSPSHTPIPNPSKSQGRESPSGGSSDQPSYKKTNGNSINNGNSTANQVLVIEELQISQDKSKNRALSIEAAEKEWEEKRQSMGHYDGKDFDKILQEAQANMMKGIPSLDVDENPGLPPAASGDTHKPVESPSEETQSEPNPDKTVKKGPEKLPKPVMEKPAKQALERPSKSAAKPASTDSTKQTSEKFNKSPPPPPPRKTFPSSSSGMTTTRSGEVIFIRKESVTTQEDEGDAPPPAPQTKPTKVPPETKLKPATPPPLTASVSGEEEDEGDKIMAELQSSEPSREDKDPDTDENGNTTVRQSQGVIYYVTGQIPKEQQPPSGMEETSEPREPTQPSSQVSNVNVNDNSPSQQQQQQQPPLSPPPKSPPPKSPPPISPKPVGLKFKLPKKQVRRSESLKTSTEMEKGEILNKINTEKKSKVFHLNVSSSKNTTLESVAATTNNTVKEGPKSYVAPPKKAASEDTVPPSSSSLDGDDEASLSPDLPGEEAPPPPDNIAFMITNTKVQALSCGEYQELVNAKKGSVQTVTVGSAVSRENNTTDSTGPQNNCFNKKPVIIIFDEPMDIRSAYKRLSTIFECEEELDRMLAEERIDEESEESDTEKIGGLQVNAGSAEIVDGKKVSTSQVTADHHSLSSSSSSMSELTDNGVNLESNGDTKQDGKKRFKLKFPKKQLAALTQAIRTGTKSGKKTLQVVVYEDEEECDGTIRQHKEATRFEIARAKSLADAPKVTGSTVLTRQNSDSLCRTNEIRKNTYKTLDSLEQTIKQLETTISEMGPHSPTEPVCTDESKTGNGKSSEGLGLKRSSSLPTSRGAGPKVLSKKSFQKKIKPQLLPRPVIIPTTTTATTAPSAPNTVQKNTSVASPTSRMPVPLSAKSRQSPGTTDKAGKQQKLQDAQRQFRQANGSAKRVGGDHKTTSPTIPISKIPAFYPSSTKGSSQSAQNSDATNPINHSSSSCSSVTKSSTLSSHTPRSGSLPSSHIPSLSNGSLKLPTPSQHTGKALSFSSQNQNGRVHSSSSFSSSSSSSSSPSPLSPTPVGPGGKSIRTIHTPSFTSYRSHNGSSGKSCIPTATAAKDTT